Sequence from the Nocardiopsis sp. YSL2 genome:
GGCGGTTTCGAGCGGGCTGCCCGGAGTCAGCGTCTTGCTCATGGTGTCCATCGCGCCCGTGGCGTCGTAGTCCTCCTCGATCGCCTCGCCGCTGCTGGTGTACACGTGCTGCTCGTCGCGCCAGAACGACTCGGAGGAGTCCGCGGCCTCGACCTCGAGCCACAGGACGATGTACTCCCCGCGGGGGGTGAAGGTCTCGCCGGCGATGTCGAGTTCGGTGTAGGGGCCCTCGATCTCCAGCGGGGTGAAGATGATGCCCTCGTGCTCGACGGACTCGCCGAGCGTGCCACCGCTGGGGCCGCTGGGGGTGGTGCCGTCGGTGTCTGTGTCCGTGTCGGGGCCGCTGGAGGTTCCGGAGTCACCGGTGGAGCTGCTCGGCGCGTCGTTGCTGTTGGCGACGAAGACGATGATGACGACCAGGACGATGCCGATGATGAACAGGCCACCGCAGCCGAGGCCCACGAACAGCCATGGCGAGGTCTTCTTGGGCTGGGCGGGCTGTGGGCCGCCCGGGTACGGGGCGCCGTAGGGGTCGCCGCCGGGGGGCATACCTCCCGGCGGCATTTCGCCCGTGCCGTAGCCGTAGGGATCGCCCGGCCCGCCCGGCCCGCCGGGGCCGCCGGGACCGCCGTAGCCCTGGCCGTACGGGTCACCGGGGCCGCCGGGACCGCCGTAGCCCTGGCCGTACGGGTCACCGGGGCCGCCGGGGCCGCCGGGTCCCTGGCCGTACGGGTCACCGGGACCACCCGGACCGGGGCCGTACGGGTCGCCTCCGGGCGGCATGCCGCCCGGAGGGCCCATCGGGGGCTGTCCGCCGGTGGGCGGGCCCTGTGGGGGCATTCCGGACGGAGGACCCCCGTAGGGGCCGTTGGGAGGCTGACTCATGGTGGTCCTTGGCTTTCTGCTGCGAGCTGGGCGGGCCTGCCCCCGTGCGCTGGGGGAGGTGCTCGGGGACTGGTCCGGCCGAGTCGCCCGCGAACAGCGGCTGTTGGTCTCTGGTGGTTCTGACGCCGACGGAGCCGCACAGGTTCCGGCGACGTACTGCCTAGTGTGGGGGTATGGCACGACTGCTCATCGTTCACCACACTGTCTCGCCCGCCACCCAGGAGATGCTGGTGGCGGTGATGGACGGTGCCGGAACCGACGATATCGAAGGGGTGGAGGTCCAGGCCAAGGCGGCCCTGGCCGCGACCGTGGGCGATCTGCTCGCGGCCGACGCCGTCCTTCTGGGGACGCCCGCCAACATCGGGTACATGTCCGGCGCCCTGAAGCACTTCTTCGACTCTGTCTACTATCCCGCGATGGGTGATACGAACGGAATGCCGTATTCGCTCTACGTTCACGGTGACAACGACACCTCCGGTGCCGTGCGCGCCGTGGAGTCGATCACCAAGGGGATGGGCTGGCGGCGGCACCGGCCACCGGTGGCGGTGACCGGGCGGCCGGGCAACGCCGATCGCGAGGCCTGCTGGGAGCTGGGCGCGGTCACGGCCCTCGCGGCGCTGGAGCACGCCGAGGAGCGTTCGGTCCGGGAATGACGTCCGACCCCGTCGTCACTCCACGCCTCCGGCGGCCCCCGCCGGGGGCGACCGCGTGCGGTGCGTCGCCGTCCCCGCTCAGGACCTCACGGCGTTCCCGGGCTCGTCCAGCCACACCTGTTGGCCGCTCGGAGCGACCGTCAACCCGAACCGCTCACGGTCGGGACGACCCGCCCGAAACCACCAGGCCACCGCGACTTCGACCTCATCCCACAGGCTGCGAGGGCCCGCCTGCTCGACCCGGTGCCCGTCGACGCGCGGCGCGTAATCGACTGACGCCCACGAACCCTTCGTGTCGTACAGCCACAGCGTGGCCTCGCCGGAGTCATCTTCAGCGTCGAACCATGCCCTGCACAGACGTGGCACCGTCGCACCGACGGTGAACTCGACGCCGCTGCCGCGCTCGACCACCACGTGCGGATCCACGCCGGTCCGGGATGTCCGCACGGGGGCGTCGAAGTCAATGAAATCCGACCACAGGCCCTTCGCGGTGCGCTGGTCGCGCAGCCACATGAACGGGGCGTCTCCGGTGGGTCGTCCGGTCGCCACGCCGTCTTGCCGCACCTCCAGGCGCAGCAGCACGGTGGTCATGAAGTCGTTGCCCCAAGGGGCGACGATCATCCCGCCAGGCCGGGTCTGGTCCACCCAGGCGTAGGGGATCTGTTTGGCTGCGACGGTCGCCAGCACCCTGTCGAAGGGAGCCTCCGAGGGGACGCCCCGTGCTCCGTCTCCGCATACGACGGTCGGCTTCCACCCGGCCGCGCGCAAGGAGGTGCGGCCCTGTTCGGCCAGGACCGCGTCCACCTCGACAGTGGTCACGTACTCGGCCCCGAGCCGGGCGCACAACAGCGCAGCGTTGTACCCGGTGGCGGTGCCGATCTCCAGCACCCGGGTTCCGGCGGTGACTTCCAGGGCTTCCAGCATCCGCGCGACGAGAGATGGCTGGGAGATGGAACTGGTCGGGTAGCGGCCCCGGCCGTCGTCGCCGGCCGGAGCGCCGTCGTCCACCTGTGTGGGGAGTGCGAAGTCGGCGTAGGCGTTCTCCCACCAGTACGGATCACTGCGACCGACGGGGATCATCCATCCGTCGCCACGCGCTCCGTCCCGGACCCAGATGGGGTCGGGTACGAACAGGTGGCGGGGCGTCCGGAGAAAGGCGTCCCGCCACCGGTCGTCCATGAGCGCCCCTACCCGCTGGAGATGATCGACCAGAGCGGTGAGGCGCTCATCGGCGTCGAAGTCGGGGGGAACCACTACTTGTCGTCACCCGACTTGCCGCCGTGCGGGCTGGGCTGTTGCCCATCCTGCTGCCACTTCGGATCGTCCTTCTGGTCCTCGCTGTCCGGCTTTCCGTGGCTGCCCACTCTGTTCTCCTCAGGGCCGGGGCCGTCGTTACGACGACAGTAACCGTGCGGAGTCCTTCCGTCACTGGGATGGCCGGAAGTGGACCAGGGCGCGTAGGCCCCCCTGTTCGGGGAAGAGCCGACCGGTGCTCCCTGCGCTGCGTACCTCAGATGGTTGCGCCACGTATGGGCAGGTGCGTGGGTCAGAACTGGTCGGTGCCGACCGCCTGTCCGATCGGGAAGACGTGCCGGGTGGCGGCGCAGATCGTCTCCAAAGCGTGGACGGGGACATCTTCGGTGGAGACACCGACGCGGAGGACCTGCACGACCCACTCGCCGGGGATGTCGAGCAGGTCCGCTTCGTAGGGGGTGGCGGGGCGGCACGACAGGGTCTCGGTCGCGTGGCCGAACCGGTGGCCGAGATCTTCGATCGCGGCCTGGAGGGTGGGCAGGACGAAGCCCTGGCCGTCGAGCCGGGTGTTCTCGGCGACATCGGTGCGGAAGTAGCTCGTGGAGATGCGCACGGGAACGCCGTTGGCCCAGAACATCTTGCGCCGTGCGACGACGTTCTCGCCGGGCTCGACCCGGAGCCCGGCTGCGACGTGTTCGTTGGCGGGCTCCTGGCCGACGAACAGCATCTTGCGCTCGGGAGTGAGGCCCTGTTGGGCGGCCTCGGTCAGGTACAGGCTCTTGGAGCCGCGAGTGGCGGGTGGTGTCGGCAGGGATCGCTGAACGAGGACTCGTGGGTGGGCGGACACGTGCTCCAACGGTGCTCCTTCACTCGGGCCCGCCCGGTACGGGCCTTGCACCCGTTCGTACCCCTCAGCCGAGTCCGGCTCTCCGACTCCTCAAGGTGCTCAGCAGCGAGGCCCACTCCCTGGCGCGGAACTCCAGGTGGCCTGTCTCCCGGTTCTTCGTGTCGCGCACCGCGGCGCCACCGGGCAGGTCGGCGATCTCGACACAGTTGTCGCCTCGTCCGCTGTACGACGATGTGCGAAAGGTCAGGTGGGCGGATGAATGCATGGTGGTTCCTTGCTAGCTGAGTGATTCCAGGAAACGAACGGATGCTTCCGGGGACTCCGCTTCACTGCAAATGTGGCTGAAGGTGCTGACGTAGTTCTGGATCGTCTCCGGCTGCTCCAGGTAGAGATCCTCCGTCGAGGTCTCTATGTACACCAGCGGCAGGTCAGCGGGATCTGGGAAGTCCAGGATCATGAACGCCCCCTCCATGGCAGCATGCGCGCCCACATCGTCGCGGAGGACCTGGATGTCGATGTTGGGCAGCTCAGCCATGCGAATCAGGTGTTGAACCTGAGCAGCCATGACGTCGGGACCACCGACTCGCTTGCGCAACGCGGCTTCATCGACCACGGCCCAGACATGTGGCGCTTCACTTGACGCCAGGATCTCCTGGCGGCGCATGCGGCCGTCTACCTTTCTTTCGATCTCCGAGTCACTCATGACACGACTGCCACGGAGCACGGCGGCGGCGTAGTCGGCGGTCTGGAACAAGCCCGGAACGAGGAGAGCCTCGAACGTTCGGATCATCGACGCGCCGCTCTCGAAGTCGGCCAGGCCGCCTCGAAGCACGTCCTTGTAGTCCACCCACCAACCTCTGACCCGGGACTCGCGGGCGAGAGAATTCAGGGCTTCGTGCATCTCGGCGGAGAGTTCGTAGAGCTCGGCAAGATCCTTCATGTCACGAACCGAGGGCAGCTTCCACTCGTTGCGTTCCATGCGGCTGAGCTTGCCCGAAGCCCATCCGAGCTGCTTGTTGACGCTCTCGATCTTCAGGTTGCGCTCCTCGCGCATGTGCCGAAGCAGAGCGGAGAGCCGCCTCCGCCTCGCGCTGGGGCTGTACCTGCTGTCGGCCACCCTGTGTCACCTCCTGGCTCGCCTGATCATAGGCCAGCAAAGGGAAACCCGACATATCACCCACTTGTGATTTGCATATTGCGATTCCCATAGTGTGTATCGCATGATGGCTCTTAGGCAAGCATCCGAGCCGCCCTCCCCCAACGGCATCTACGTTGAGGAGGCGCCCTGTGCGCTACCTGCGTTCTGTGGACCTGGAGGCCGTACGCTCTGCGGCCGCGCGGTCCTTCCACCTGACCCGAGCCCCCGAACCCTCCGACCCCCTCGCCATCCGGGAGAGGACGGCCGAACCCCCTGAGTCGGTCGTGGTGTCCCTGCCGAACACTCCCGGCAGGCGCCCGAGCGCCGACGACGGGTGGGTGCGGCGACCGTTGGCGCCCGTCATCGATCTGTGCGAGCACTACCGGCACCGGGAGCGGCGTCCCGGCCTGCGGGTGGCCGCCTTCCGGGCCTGCTCCTGCGACTGGGTGGAACGGCCCGAGCCGCATCGGCCCAAGCACGCCAGGCGCACGGCCGAGCCGGTCCGAGCACGCAGGCGTCGGGCGTCGCGGGTGCGGTCCTACGTCTCGCACCCGGGCGGGGACCTGGCTCCGCTCGCGTTGGCGGTGCGCTCGTGGATGTCGACGGTCGGGATCCCGGCTCCGGACGGCGGATCG
This genomic interval carries:
- a CDS encoding methyltransferase domain-containing protein, producing the protein MVPPDFDADERLTALVDHLQRVGALMDDRWRDAFLRTPRHLFVPDPIWVRDGARGDGWMIPVGRSDPYWWENAYADFALPTQVDDGAPAGDDGRGRYPTSSISQPSLVARMLEALEVTAGTRVLEIGTATGYNAALLCARLGAEYVTTVEVDAVLAEQGRTSLRAAGWKPTVVCGDGARGVPSEAPFDRVLATVAAKQIPYAWVDQTRPGGMIVAPWGNDFMTTVLLRLEVRQDGVATGRPTGDAPFMWLRDQRTAKGLWSDFIDFDAPVRTSRTGVDPHVVVERGSGVEFTVGATVPRLCRAWFDAEDDSGEATLWLYDTKGSWASVDYAPRVDGHRVEQAGPRSLWDEVEVAVAWWFRAGRPDRERFGLTVAPSGQQVWLDEPGNAVRS
- a CDS encoding flavodoxin family protein is translated as MARLLIVHHTVSPATQEMLVAVMDGAGTDDIEGVEVQAKAALAATVGDLLAADAVLLGTPANIGYMSGALKHFFDSVYYPAMGDTNGMPYSLYVHGDNDTSGAVRAVESITKGMGWRRHRPPVAVTGRPGNADREACWELGAVTALAALEHAEERSVRE
- a CDS encoding helix-turn-helix transcriptional regulator translates to MADSRYSPSARRRRLSALLRHMREERNLKIESVNKQLGWASGKLSRMERNEWKLPSVRDMKDLAELYELSAEMHEALNSLARESRVRGWWVDYKDVLRGGLADFESGASMIRTFEALLVPGLFQTADYAAAVLRGSRVMSDSEIERKVDGRMRRQEILASSEAPHVWAVVDEAALRKRVGGPDVMAAQVQHLIRMAELPNIDIQVLRDDVGAHAAMEGAFMILDFPDPADLPLVYIETSTEDLYLEQPETIQNYVSTFSHICSEAESPEASVRFLESLS
- a CDS encoding GntR family transcriptional regulator; its protein translation is MSAHPRVLVQRSLPTPPATRGSKSLYLTEAAQQGLTPERKMLFVGQEPANEHVAAGLRVEPGENVVARRKMFWANGVPVRISTSYFRTDVAENTRLDGQGFVLPTLQAAIEDLGHRFGHATETLSCRPATPYEADLLDIPGEWVVQVLRVGVSTEDVPVHALETICAATRHVFPIGQAVGTDQF
- a CDS encoding DUF397 domain-containing protein, with protein sequence MHSSAHLTFRTSSYSGRGDNCVEIADLPGGAAVRDTKNRETGHLEFRAREWASLLSTLRSRRAGLG